Below is a genomic region from Alphaproteobacteria bacterium.
AGGCGAAATGGGCAGCCAATTTTCCGAGGGCCAACGGCAGCGCCTGATCGACTCGAATCCGCTCCGTCGGTTGGGGACGATGGACGATGTCGTCGACGCGGTTCGGTTCCTCGCCGACCCCGTGCGCGCCGCCTATCTCAACGGTGTCATCCTACCGATCAACGGCGGCGCTTACATGCCGTCTTGAGTATTTGCGGACACGGCGCTAGCGCCGGCTCAGCACCTCTTCGAACATGCCGTCCGCGCGACTGCGCTCGCCGATGGCGACCAGTTTGCCGTCCTTCAGCGCATAGTGAGAGGTGCCACCCGGGTTGCGCTCGGTGACCTTGTGCCAAACGATCCGGATATCGTCGCCATGAACGGACAGCGATATATCGCTCTCATAGGTCCACGCATTAGGCCAGCCGGTCTTGAGCTGACAGCCATCCTTGACGTCGACCTCGGTCTCGACGACCGCGTTGCCGACATAGAAGAAAGGCGCCTGCCGCTCTTTGATGGATATCGTTCCCGACGTCGACTGGACCTCGCATTCGAGGTCCGCCTTGCCGTTGGCCCGCCATCGTCCGATCAGTAGCTTGTCGAGCTCCGGCTCGCTGATCCCTGTCGGTGTCGCGCCGTCCTTGACCGGCGACCGTTGGATCTTCTGCGTCGGAATGTCCAATTCTACCGTCTTCGGAACCGCTGGCTTCGGAACCGCGGCCACCTGCACTTCTTCGACCGGCGCCGGGGGCGAGATCGCTTCCGCCGTCGGCTCGGCCGCGAGCTCTTGCTCGAATACGATTCTTTCTTCTGCCGACGGCCTCAGAGTGGGGGTAATGGCCGGCTGCGGGGGCGCCTCGGCGACTACCGGTGGCTTCTCGGCGGCGGCTTCCGCGGTCGTTTCGGCGCTGTCGGCGGCCTCCGTCGAGCCCTCCTCCCATGGCGCTTCATCGGCCGCCTCGGCAACCGCGGGCAATGCCTCGGGCGGGCTGGCCGTCGGCTCCGGCGGTGCCGCAGCTTCGGGCGCCGCCTCGGCGACTTCGGGCGCCGGATCAGCGACTTCGGGCGCCGGATCAGCGACTTCGGGCGCCGCCTCGGCGACTTCGGGTGCCGGTTCAGAGACTTCAGGCGCCGGCGCCGCGGCCGGTTGTTCCTGGCTTGCCGGCGTCTCGGGCGCCGCCGCCTGCTGGGCCGACTCCGTTTCCTCCTCGGCATCCAACTGCTCGAGCGCCACCGCCGGACCGGTTACCGATAATGCGGCGATCTTGCCCGCGCCGGTTTCGCCCTCGCAAACCGCGCCCCAGGTGATTTCGCCGGTACAGACCGCTCCATTGCAGCGGATCTTGGCGCTCCCGCCCGCCGGCACGGACTTTCTGCTGATGAAGTCGCCGGCCCATTCGTAAGTCACGATCAGGTCGGTCTCGCAAATATTGGAAAACGAGAGCTCGCGCACGACGTTGTCTTCGATCGCGACGACTCGCCCGCCCCCGGCGGATATGCACTCGGCACCCCCGTCGTTGGTCGGCGTACAGGCCAACGCGACACCACTCGCCAATCCGGCGCCCGCGGCGGCGCAGATGGCTACAAACATCCCTTTCCGGATAGACAAGGCCGGCTCCCTTACCTGCTTTCCCCGATCGACGAAGTATACAAGAGGATGCGTCGGCGCGTCGCGCAAAAGTTCATGATTCGACGCCGGTTCCGGAAAAGATCACCGCGAATGCACGGCGTCGATTCGGCGGCCCGCATTCAGCCGCCGGCGCCGATGGCCTCGATGTCGAACGGGGTGTCCTGATACAAAGCGCTGATCCAATTGCCGAATATGAGATAACCGTAAGGTCGCCATATGTTTCTCGGTTCGGCCGCCGGGTCGTCGTTGGGGAAGTAATTGGCCGGAAGCTGGATATCCATCCCCGCCTCGACGTCGCGTTGGTATTCCTGGCGCAGCGTGTCCAAATCGTATTCGAAATGATTGAAAACGTAGAGGTCGCCGCGTTCGTTGTGCTCGATGACGGCGACGCCGGAATCGGCGGATTCGATGAGGATGGCGAGCTTGGCGTGGGCTTCGACATCGGCGCGTCGGGTTTCCGTGTGGCGCGACACGGGCATCGGAAACCGCTCGGGAAAACCCAACAGCGTCCGCCTTCCCTGCGCGACCACGTCCTGCTCGAACACGCCGAAGGCCTTCTGCGGCAGCTCGAATTTGGGGATACCGAATTCGTGGTAGAGCGCGGCCTGGGCACCCCAGCAGATGTTCAGGCTGCGGGTCACGTTGCGCCGCGACCACTCGAAAATACCGCGTAGCTCGGCCCAATAATCGACATCCTCGAACGCCATGCGCTCGACCGGCGCGCCGGTAATCACCAGGCCGTCGAACTTCTCATCCATGACTTCCCGGTGAGTCTTGTAAAACGTCTTCAGATGGCTTGGGCTGATGTTGCTCGGCGTATAGGTCGACGTCGTCAGCAGCGTCAAATCGACCTGCAGCGGCGTATGCGACAGCAATCGCGCCAACTGGATTTCTGTCTGGACCTTCTTCGGCATCAGATTGAGCAAAAGGATCCGCAGCGGTCGGATGTCCTGCCGCAGCGCTTGGTGGCTGTCGATGATCTCGACGCCCTCTCCCTCAAGCACGCGGCGCGCCGGCAAGTCATCCGGGATCTTGATTGGCATCGTCGGTGCTGACCCTCTAC
It encodes:
- a CDS encoding homoserine O-succinyltransferase; amino-acid sequence: MPIKIPDDLPARRVLEGEGVEIIDSHQALRQDIRPLRILLLNLMPKKVQTEIQLARLLSHTPLQVDLTLLTTSTYTPSNISPSHLKTFYKTHREVMDEKFDGLVITGAPVERMAFEDVDYWAELRGIFEWSRRNVTRSLNICWGAQAALYHEFGIPKFELPQKAFGVFEQDVVAQGRRTLLGFPERFPMPVSRHTETRRADVEAHAKLAILIESADSGVAVIEHNERGDLYVFNHFEYDLDTLRQEYQRDVEAGMDIQLPANYFPNDDPAAEPRNIWRPYGYLIFGNWISALYQDTPFDIEAIGAGG